A single Candoia aspera isolate rCanAsp1 chromosome 7, rCanAsp1.hap2, whole genome shotgun sequence DNA region contains:
- the RASSF9 gene encoding ras association domain-containing protein 9, with the protein MAPFGRNLLKTRHKNRSPVKEMGSSEQEIIVWVCQEEKIVSGLTKRTTCMQVVEALLEEHQATFAEKRFLFGQPKDYCIIEKWRGSERVLPPLTKMLRLWKAWGEEQPNLHFVLVKADAFLPLPLWRTSEAKVVPNLETHWDLSPAKYMKMLSVDKQKRILRKTFRKLAKLKQEGVLQERDNIETLIHLILSQDHTIHQQINRMKELDMEIEECEAKFHLDRLESVGENYVQESYLMPSFTNSEQQMEMPHNHQHESSSKCDGILQVEERLKHHRLMIEKLSAEIEQEVKETEKNGDLCTEDASKGEEENSDVESIKNELERSMKDALRIHSQLNCIQQELKYRDLMLQKKEKEYELLVEEFSGLHAKDKNEFRYPTIEEKTKDNETGTKNFPGTDLLHKMTNLDINDTDSDTGISSTHSQDSETAIGDTLLLST; encoded by the coding sequence ATCACCTGTGAAAGAAATGGGTTCCAGTGAACAAGAAATCATAGTCTGGGTTTGCCAGGAAGAGAAGATTGTCAGTGGACTGACTAAACGCACAACTTGCATGCAAGTAGTTGAAGCTTTGCTGGAAGAACATCAGGCCACCTTTGCTGAGAAGAGATTTCTCTTTGGGCAACCTAAAGATTATTGCATTATAGAAAAATGGAGAGGTTCTGAGCGGGTTCTTCCACCTCTCACAAAAATGCTCAGACTTTGGAAAGCCTGGGGGGAAGAGCAACCTAATTTGCACTTTGTCTTGGTCAAGGCAGATGCTTTCCTCCCCTTGCCCTTGTGGAGGACATCGGAAGCCAAGGTAGTCCCAAACTTAGAAACACACTGGGATCTCAGTCCAGCAAAATATATGAAGATGTTGTCAGTGGATAAGCAAAAAAGAATTCTTAGAAAAACCTTCCGGAAACTGGCCAAACTTAAACAGGAAGGAGTTCTGCAGGAGAGGGACAATATAGAGACCCTAATCCATCTCATCCTTTCTCAAGACCATACTATTCACCAACAAATCAACAGAATGAAGGAACTAGATATGGAAATTGAAGAGTGTGAAGCCAAATTCCATCTAGATCGGCTTGAAAGTGTTGGGGAAAACTATGTTCAAGAGTCTTATTTAATGCCTTCTTTTACCAATTCTGAACAGCAAATGGAAATGCCTCACAACCATCAGCATGAAAGTTCAAGCAAATGTGATGGGATTTTACAAGTGGAAGAAAGACTAAAGCACCACAGGTTAATGATTGAAAAGCTCTCTGCTGAAATTGAACAAGAGGTTAAGGAAACTGAAAAGAACGGAGACTTGTGTACAGAAGATGCATCTAAAGGTGAAGAGGAGAATTCTGATGTAGAAAGTATTAAGAATGAGCTGGAAAGAAGTATGAAAGATGCTCTGAGGATTCATTCTCAGTTGAACTGCATCCAGCAGGAACTAAAATATAGGGACTTGATGcttcagaagaaggaaaaagaatatgAACTACTTGTAGAAGAGTTTAGTGGATTGCATGCTAAAGACAAAAATGAATTCAGGTACCCAACGATTGAAGAGAAAACGAAGGACAATGAAACTGGCACAAAAAACTTTCCAGGAACAGACCTTCTTCACAAAATGACTAATTTAGACATAAATGATACAGACTCTGACACTGGAATCAGTTCTACTCACAGCCAAGACTCAGAGACAGCTATAGGAGACACGTTGTTGTTGTCCACATAG